Within Bradymonas sediminis, the genomic segment TTTATCGTCATCGATTGCTCGGCCATCGCGCGCGATCTTATCGAGTCGGAGCTCTTCGGGCATATCAAGGGGGCGTTCACCGGCGCGACAGGCACCCGCCAGGGCGCGTTCGAGGCGGCCGACGGCGGCACGCTTTTCCTCGATGAGCTCGGGGAGTTGGACCGCGATCTGCAGCCGAAGCTTTTGCGCGCCCTGGAGAAGCGCGAGATCAAACCGGTCGGCAGCAACACCACGATCAAGACCAATGTGCGGGTGGTCGCCGCCACCAACCGCCGCCTCATCCACGAGGTCAAAGAGGGTAATTTCCGCGAAGACCTCTATTTCAGGCTCGCCGTGATCAAGGTCGAGATGCCGCCGCTTCGCGAGCGCCCGGAGGATATCCCGGTGCTGGTCGAGCATTTCCTGGGCGCCGCCAACGAGATGGCGGGGCGCGACGGGGTGGACGTGAGCTATAAGACCATGGAGAAGCTCAAGCGCCACAGGTGGCCGGGCAACGTGCGGGAGCTCAAGAATTTCGTGGAGCGCGCGGTGCTGTTAACCCACGGCGACCAGATCGAGACGCGCTTTTTGCAGAGCCGCGAGCCGGTCGATGAGAAGCCGCCGGTGGTGCTGGAGTCGGCCGCCTCGATGGCAGGCCTGGCCCTGGAGCAGGGCCTGCCGTTTAAGGACGCGAAGAACCGGCTGATCGAGGAATTTGAGAAGAGCTATTGGATGCGGCTTCTGGAGCAGAGCGACGGCAATGTCTCCGAGGCAGCGCGCATCGCAGGCGTGCACCGAAAGAGCGTCGAATATATTCTGAAGAAGCTTGATATCTCGCGCGACGACCTCGGCAGCTAAGGCCGAGGTCGTGCGTTGATGAGGGTGTGGGGCGGGGGCTATTTTTTGAAGCGAATGCCCCAGACCCGCCAGAGCGCCTCGGCGGCGATATTCGGGCTCATCTTCGAGACGCCGACGGTGCGATCGGGGAAGACGATCGGGATCTCCAGCAGGCGATAGCCGCGCTTATAGGCGCGGTATTTCATCTCGATCTGGAAGACGTAGCCCGAGGCCTCGACCCGTTCGATGTCGATATCGCGCAGCACCCCGGCGCGCCAGG encodes:
- a CDS encoding sigma 54-interacting transcriptional regulator translates to MSDTTRTVFLDSGEQLLELQKYQLRVVGGEGEHAQAHVFEARKVQIGSSPENDLVLDDPAVSRFHAVIEVDERGYLLRDTGSKNGTFVGKLGVREIYLSDGCVFRVGNTEVNFTITEVPAEVHFSNKTHFGKMLGGSLVMREMFSMLERVAPTDATVLIEGESGTGKELVAEALHAHSARKDGPFIVIDCSAIARDLIESELFGHIKGAFTGATGTRQGAFEAADGGTLFLDELGELDRDLQPKLLRALEKREIKPVGSNTTIKTNVRVVAATNRRLIHEVKEGNFREDLYFRLAVIKVEMPPLRERPEDIPVLVEHFLGAANEMAGRDGVDVSYKTMEKLKRHRWPGNVRELKNFVERAVLLTHGDQIETRFLQSREPVDEKPPVVLESAASMAGLALEQGLPFKDAKNRLIEEFEKSYWMRLLEQSDGNVSEAARIAGVHRKSVEYILKKLDISRDDLGS